The Macaca thibetana thibetana isolate TM-01 chromosome 19, ASM2454274v1, whole genome shotgun sequence genome has a segment encoding these proteins:
- the LOC126943498 gene encoding 60S ribosomal protein L7a-like, with product MYLAPPPPKMPKGKKAKGKKVALAPAVVKKQEAKKVVNPLFEKRPKNFGIGQDIQPKRDLTRFVKWPRSIRLQRQRAILYKRLEVPPAINQFTQALDRQTATQLLKLAHKYRPEIKQEKKQRLLARAEKKAAGKGDVPTKRPPVFRAGVNTVTTLVENKKAQLVVIAHDVDPIELVVFLPALCRKMGVPYCIIKGKARLGRLVHRKTWTTVAFTQVNSEDKGALAKLVEVIRTNYNDR from the coding sequence atgtatcttgctCCTCCGCCGCCCAAGATGCCGAAAGGAAAGAAGGCCAAGGGCAAGAAGGTGGCTCTGGCCCCTGCTGTCGTGAAAAAGCAGGAGGCCAAGAAAGTGGTGAATCCCCTGTTTGAGAAAAGGCCTAAGAATTTTGGCATTGGACAGGACATCCAGCCCAAAAGAGACCTCACCCGCTTTGTGAAATGGCCCCGCTCTATCAGGTTGCAGCGGCAGAGAGCCATCCTCTATAAGCGACTGGAAGTGCCTCCTGCAATTAACCAGTTCACCCAGGCCCTGGACCGCCAGACAGCTACTCAGCTGCTTAAGCTGGCCCACAAGTACAGACCAGAGATAAAgcaagagaagaagcagaggctGTTGGCCCGGGCCGAGAAGAAAGCTGCTGGCAAAGGGGATGTCCCCACTAAGAGACCACCTGTCTTTCGAGCAGGAGTTAACACCGTCACCACCTTGGTGGAGAACAAGAAGGCTCAGCTGGTGGTGATTGCACATGATGTGGATCCCATCGAGCTGGTTGTCTTCTTGCCTGCCCTGTGTCGTAAAATGGGGGTCCCTTACTGCATTATCAAGGGGAAGGCAAGACTGGGACGTCTAGTCCACAGGAAGACCTGGACCACTGTCGCCTTTACACAAGTGAACTCGGAAGACAAAGGCGCTTTGGCTAAGCTGGTGGAAGTTATCAGGACCAATTACAACGACAGATAA